One window of the Lytechinus variegatus isolate NC3 chromosome 3, Lvar_3.0, whole genome shotgun sequence genome contains the following:
- the LOC121410885 gene encoding protein UXT homolog, whose protein sequence is MSEDIPEKVIGYERFVNEVLRKDLEKVLASRDEIFSQIAEYLQLKTTIEKIQETGYENEELKTQIDLGCNFYAQAKVQDPSMIFVHVGFGFFVEFTLKEALKFIDKKTKHLTQYSEKLTQDSAKIKAHIKLVYEGLREIQNLNQELPKEQRSLWT, encoded by the exons ATGTCTGAAGATATACCAGAAAAGGTGATTGGATATGAAAGATTCGTCAATGAAGTGCTTAGGAAAGATTTAGA GAAAGTTCTTGCATCAAGAGATGAGATATTTTCACAAATTGCAGAGTACCTCCAGCTTAAAACAACCATTGAGAAGATTCAG gaGACAGGATATGAAAATGAAGAGCTTAAAACCCAAATAGATCTTGGTTGTAACTTCTATGCACAAGCAAAGGT CCAAGATCCATCTATGATCTTTGTTCATGTTGGCTTTGGATTCTTTGTGGAATTCACTCTGAAAGAAGCTCTCAAGTTTATTGACAAGAAAACAAAGCATCTTACTCA GTACAGTGAGAAACTTACCCAAGATTCTGCTAAGATAAAAGCCCACATCAAGCTTGTGTATGAG GGTTTAAGAGAAATTCAGAACCTGAACCAAGAGCTTCCCAAAGAACAAAGATCCCTATGGACATGA